The following proteins come from a genomic window of Gordonia westfalica:
- a CDS encoding amidohydrolase → MTEAVTADTIVMAGQVLAMTGRADESQGPTAVVINGDTITAVIPADEVGPWFGDHTTVLDWRDKVLMPGFVDPHAHTEVASKADRQMVDVRAPGCPDIPAVLARLRSELGSARDGWLVGQANLFYDQKLTERRFPTRAELDSVSTDLAVAIRAGGHLSILNTRALERAGIDADYQAVDYSVTGKPSVHRDASGAPTGVVTEMDALLGFPGLTHEETARALETGIADLFTANGVTTIGEISDSVDGLRMFDAGIAAGRISTRMLVYLWAPGTVGLDEAVSHADWLSPRSTPDRFAIRGVKVFADGGYSAKRAALTRPYADDCHSHGELALSPEEIADIALRTRRAGLQLAIHANGDRAQLSVCEALADIADRLPPGPTIRIEHAGNFVPDYEKLSAAWTTAGIMPVPQPVFLYNFGEFIPGYVGEYAQDRQFPFRRMLDDGWNVSGSSDVWVGSEIGQTNPFLSIASAVGRWTFHHEVMSPDQSVSIYEALRMHTVGGATVLGVQDSRGTVEPGKLADLIALDRNPLETQPEALRDISVSDVLLGGTQVHPRS, encoded by the coding sequence GTGACCGAAGCAGTGACAGCCGACACGATCGTCATGGCCGGGCAGGTCCTGGCCATGACGGGCCGTGCCGACGAATCCCAGGGACCGACCGCCGTCGTCATCAACGGAGACACCATCACCGCGGTGATCCCCGCCGATGAGGTCGGCCCCTGGTTCGGGGACCACACCACCGTGCTCGACTGGCGGGACAAGGTGCTGATGCCCGGCTTCGTCGATCCGCACGCGCACACCGAAGTGGCGTCGAAGGCCGACCGACAGATGGTCGATGTCCGCGCGCCCGGATGTCCCGACATCCCGGCAGTACTCGCACGTCTCCGCTCCGAACTCGGTTCGGCGAGAGACGGCTGGCTGGTGGGCCAGGCCAACCTGTTCTACGACCAGAAGCTCACCGAGCGCCGGTTCCCCACCCGCGCCGAACTCGACTCGGTCAGCACCGATCTCGCGGTCGCGATCCGGGCCGGCGGTCACCTCAGCATCCTGAACACGCGAGCTCTCGAGCGCGCGGGCATCGACGCCGACTACCAGGCCGTGGACTACAGCGTCACCGGCAAGCCGTCGGTGCATCGCGACGCCTCGGGTGCGCCCACCGGCGTGGTCACCGAGATGGACGCACTCCTCGGCTTCCCCGGACTGACGCACGAGGAGACCGCCCGGGCGCTCGAGACCGGGATCGCCGATCTGTTCACCGCCAACGGCGTGACCACGATCGGTGAGATCTCCGATTCCGTCGACGGACTGCGGATGTTCGACGCCGGGATCGCGGCGGGACGCATCTCGACGCGGATGTTGGTCTATCTGTGGGCGCCGGGCACGGTCGGGCTCGACGAGGCTGTCTCGCATGCCGATTGGTTGTCGCCCAGGTCCACCCCGGATCGGTTCGCCATCCGGGGCGTGAAGGTGTTCGCCGACGGCGGTTACTCGGCCAAGCGAGCAGCACTCACCCGCCCGTATGCCGACGACTGCCACTCCCACGGCGAACTCGCACTGAGCCCGGAGGAGATCGCGGACATCGCACTGCGCACGCGCCGTGCGGGTCTGCAGCTCGCGATCCACGCGAACGGCGACCGGGCACAGCTCTCGGTCTGCGAGGCGCTGGCCGACATCGCCGACCGTTTGCCACCGGGGCCCACCATCCGCATCGAGCACGCCGGCAATTTCGTCCCCGACTACGAGAAGCTCTCCGCGGCATGGACGACGGCCGGGATCATGCCGGTCCCGCAGCCGGTGTTCCTCTACAACTTCGGCGAGTTCATCCCCGGCTACGTGGGTGAGTACGCGCAGGATCGCCAGTTCCCGTTCCGGCGGATGCTCGACGACGGTTGGAACGTCTCGGGCAGTTCGGATGTATGGGTCGGTTCGGAGATCGGTCAGACCAACCCGTTCCTCTCGATCGCGAGCGCCGTGGGGCGTTGGACGTTCCACCACGAGGTGATGTCACCCGACCAGTCGGTCAGCATCTACGAGGCGCTGCGCATGCACACTGTCGGCGGCGCAACGGTTCTGGGGGTGCAGGACTCTCGCGGCACCGTCGAACCGGGCAAGCTGGCCGACCTGATCGCGCTGGACCGCAATCCCCTCGAGACCCAACCCGAAGCGCTGCGCGACATATCGGTATCGGATGTGTTGCTCGGCGGAACTCAGGTCCACCCCCGATCCTGA
- a CDS encoding EthD family reductase, with protein sequence MHDVIVLYNHPEDPEAFDAHYTGTHIRLAEALPDLVEFAWGKTTAEGEQAPYYLVARMTYPDAETAGESFASPAGVASVEDLANFAGAGVTVLHVPRLAAGEPK encoded by the coding sequence ATGCACGACGTCATCGTTCTGTACAACCATCCCGAAGACCCCGAGGCCTTCGACGCGCACTACACGGGTACTCACATCCGGCTCGCCGAGGCACTCCCCGATCTGGTCGAATTCGCCTGGGGCAAGACCACTGCCGAGGGTGAGCAGGCACCGTACTACCTGGTCGCCCGCATGACCTACCCCGATGCCGAGACCGCGGGCGAGTCCTTCGCCAGCCCGGCCGGTGTCGCCTCGGTCGAGGACCTGGCCAACTTCGCCGGCGCCGGCGTCACGGTCCTGCACGTGCCGCGTCTCGCTGCCGGAGAGCCGAAGTGA